From Dehalococcoidia bacterium, a single genomic window includes:
- a CDS encoding DEAD/DEAH box helicase — protein sequence MHGVSLDPLTEEKQHYLSEINKYFNNGNSAGYIKVPTGWGKTFLSKHLMNQYYERGEVILFLVSGNNQLLNQTFYNDGKIKIPLFSNSVILSSEHGKIDISELQKRIQTRAGGIAIFASLQTVLSKNNKEIEDILIKSADLAIIDEVHNFINNRGNDFINKIKDSKAQILGMTATPFQGVIGQVKFVDDISIDMREIFSKSLPQCIIEGQLSELDYVIIRSNQNILDLFDFQKGLSELDKDELYLDCGSREKIDLTIRRTKLAKKVYETEIPNKKSKTLIFCAPVRNIVQGLESEEKKIIAFHAKMCSAVFNGELRDTIGKSFSFNNHTDTDALKDTVYLSSEMPQTERDEILKAFRTANSPPFTLCTVGMLIEGFDFPDLENLILLRPTLSMRLFEQQVGRVTRLPKESNKKRGNIFEIADNIDSLYDAFKEKVFEGNNIERIQMLQPENRIEELFTEDNATEAIATGKIRVSDINFGCNSGEFAKSTVEIPPISLRAKSFCKLLSIIEKQTEGMLVNEKLRLLRMVRTFSPRDLDSIKEVMKLVELLERLEHNADEDPRLSANCRKHKPKLFREARWLLLLTILTNLKYLNTNEGFKERNEILSILGFGNDYTQVDALRMQCLREGCRIETLDALTVEVKNVAILREILPNWSKTSLKQSRYKNKLSYIYWASCFAMEQPEIRQLLYESREWNYEAKRFIIG from the coding sequence ATGCACGGAGTTAGTCTAGACCCATTAACCGAGGAGAAACAGCATTATCTTAGTGAGATCAACAAATACTTTAATAATGGCAACAGCGCAGGATATATCAAGGTGCCAACTGGCTGGGGCAAGACTTTCCTCTCTAAACATCTCATGAACCAATATTATGAGCGAGGCGAGGTTATATTATTTCTGGTTTCGGGAAATAACCAATTGCTAAACCAAACATTCTACAATGACGGAAAAATAAAGATACCATTGTTTTCTAACAGCGTCATATTGTCCTCAGAACACGGCAAAATAGATATATCTGAATTGCAAAAACGCATACAAACGAGAGCCGGCGGAATTGCCATCTTTGCCTCCCTTCAAACAGTGCTCAGTAAAAATAATAAGGAAATCGAGGATATCCTGATTAAAAGTGCTGACTTAGCTATCATCGATGAAGTCCATAATTTCATAAACAATAGGGGCAATGATTTTATAAATAAAATAAAGGATAGTAAAGCCCAGATCCTGGGTATGACGGCCACTCCTTTCCAAGGAGTAATAGGACAGGTGAAGTTTGTCGATGATATCTCAATTGATATGCGGGAGATATTCAGCAAATCCTTGCCCCAATGCATCATTGAGGGGCAGCTTTCCGAACTGGATTATGTGATTATTCGTAGTAATCAAAACATATTGGATTTGTTCGATTTTCAAAAAGGTCTGTCGGAACTGGATAAGGATGAATTATATTTGGATTGCGGCTCTCGTGAGAAAATTGACTTGACCATTCGAAGAACAAAGTTGGCCAAGAAGGTATATGAAACAGAGATTCCCAACAAGAAATCAAAAACCCTGATATTCTGCGCTCCGGTGAGAAACATCGTTCAAGGATTGGAGAGTGAGGAGAAGAAGATTATTGCTTTTCATGCCAAAATGTGTTCTGCCGTATTCAATGGTGAACTGAGGGATACGATTGGTAAGTCTTTCTCTTTCAACAACCATACTGATACCGATGCGCTCAAGGACACTGTGTATCTTTCCTCCGAGATGCCCCAAACAGAGCGGGATGAGATCTTGAAAGCATTTAGGACTGCAAATAGTCCCCCTTTTACCCTGTGCACAGTGGGAATGCTTATAGAAGGGTTTGATTTCCCAGACTTGGAAAACTTGATATTGCTAAGACCAACGCTAAGTATGCGCCTGTTCGAACAACAAGTAGGAAGGGTAACAAGGCTCCCCAAAGAATCCAATAAAAAACGAGGAAATATCTTTGAAATTGCGGACAATATAGACTCCCTATACGATGCCTTTAAAGAGAAGGTGTTCGAAGGCAATAATATTGAACGCATTCAGATGTTGCAACCGGAAAATCGTATTGAAGAATTATTCACCGAGGATAACGCCACTGAAGCTATCGCAACTGGGAAGATAAGGGTCTCGGACATTAATTTTGGATGTAACAGTGGTGAATTCGCTAAAAGTACTGTCGAGATCCCACCAATCAGCCTAAGGGCAAAGTCCTTCTGTAAGCTGCTATCTATCATCGAAAAACAAACTGAAGGCATGCTGGTTAACGAAAAATTAAGGCTGCTGCGGATGGTCCGTACATTTAGTCCCCGCGACCTGGATAGCATTAAGGAGGTTATGAAGCTCGTTGAGCTCCTAGAACGGCTTGAGCATAACGCAGATGAAGATCCACGATTGAGTGCTAATTGCAGGAAACATAAGCCCAAGTTGTTCAGAGAAGCCAGGTGGTTGCTACTACTAACAATTCTAACCAATCTTAAATACTTAAATACGAACGAGGGGTTTAAAGAGAGAAACGAGATTCTAAGCATCCTGGGCTTTGGTAACGACTACACGCAGGTAGACGCGCTTAGGATGCAATGCTTGCGAGAGGGGTGTCGAATAGAGACGTTAGACGCACTGACTGTAGAAGTCAAAAACGTAGCGATTTTGAGGGAAATTCTCCCAAACTGGTCTAAAACATCTCTTAAACAATCGAGATATAAGAACAAACTATCTTATATCTATTGGGCATCCTGCTTTGCCATGGAACAGCCGGAAATCAGACAATTGCTATACGAGTCTAGGGAATGGAACTACGAAGCAAAGAGGTTCATCATTGGATGA
- a CDS encoding cell division protein FtsZ, translating into MSNVFSPCNAQFKVIGVGGAGCQMVSRMAGRQIPSPSAVEYIAMDTDAQSLAMADVPKRIQLGERLLHGLGSGNDPDMGRRAAEESRGVIRQTIMGSDIFFIVAAMGGGTGAGSSPVIAEMAYRMGALTIGMAATPFAFEGAYRMETARQGVAALLGSVDSLIVMPQDLTASLSDGKPDVGAVFQTVTDLMAKGVEMLTEAIYFPGLINLDFADVRSILKDSGLTEMSFGCASGEDRAVQTAYATLANFSSDATGKKAKAALFVVAGNSSLTLYEVNSAADVIKHEIAPDANITFAVNCEEKMGEEMKVALIVTGFAGAENSGLRGDGK; encoded by the coding sequence ATGAGCAATGTCTTCAGTCCTTGCAACGCACAGTTCAAGGTCATTGGGGTAGGCGGAGCTGGTTGCCAAATGGTCTCCCGCATGGCAGGAAGGCAGATTCCATCTCCATCTGCTGTTGAATATATCGCGATGGACACAGATGCCCAATCCCTTGCCATGGCAGACGTACCGAAACGCATACAACTTGGGGAGCGGCTTCTCCACGGACTGGGCTCCGGTAATGACCCTGACATGGGGCGCAGAGCAGCCGAAGAGAGCCGTGGAGTTATACGACAGACCATTATGGGTTCGGACATATTCTTCATTGTTGCCGCTATGGGTGGAGGTACCGGAGCAGGTTCATCCCCCGTGATCGCAGAAATGGCATATCGTATGGGAGCTTTGACCATTGGCATGGCGGCCACTCCCTTTGCCTTTGAAGGTGCTTACCGTATGGAGACAGCGCGCCAGGGCGTTGCGGCGCTACTGGGCAGTGTGGATAGCTTAATCGTTATGCCTCAAGACCTAACAGCCTCTTTATCTGATGGCAAGCCAGACGTGGGTGCGGTCTTCCAAACTGTAACAGACCTGATGGCTAAAGGTGTGGAGATGCTCACCGAAGCGATTTATTTCCCCGGCTTGATTAACCTTGATTTCGCGGATGTGCGTAGCATACTTAAAGACTCTGGTTTGACCGAAATGTCATTTGGGTGTGCATCAGGAGAAGACCGAGCCGTTCAGACTGCCTATGCCACTCTAGCCAACTTTTCTTCGGATGCAACAGGAAAGAAAGCTAAGGCTGCTCTATTTGTCGTGGCAGGAAACAGCAGCCTTACTCTGTATGAGGTCAACTCGGCCGCCGATGTGATTAAGCACGAGATTGCCCCCGATGCGAATATCACTTTCGCAGTCAACTGTGAGGAAAAAATGGGAGAGGAAATGAAAGTCGCTTTGATAGTGACTGGATTCGCAGGCGCGGAGAACTCGGGATTGAGAGGCGATGGCAAATAA